A window of the Branchiibius hedensis genome harbors these coding sequences:
- a CDS encoding helix-turn-helix domain-containing protein, with product MTDPLLTVQDVAEQLRCSPKTVRIMFARGEIRASSTRVGWRTTQTDLDAYLNSTSNRPRRNK from the coding sequence ATGACTGACCCGCTTCTGACGGTCCAAGACGTCGCAGAACAGTTGAGGTGTTCCCCGAAGACCGTGCGCATCATGTTCGCCCGCGGCGAAATCCGAGCATCCTCCACCAGGGTCGGATGGCGCACTACCCAGACCGACCTCGACGCCTACCTCAATTCCACCAGCAACCGACCCCGGAGGAACAAATGA
- a CDS encoding class 1 fructose-bisphosphatase, translated as MSSPSLSEFLTQPEVAGRPRTSSATAAGVVAVSQACRAVAGQLGFGALRPGDAPVGEVNVHGEQQQALDVLAHGLFVEAAEGCSQFAGVLSEESEEVISADPAGTLLLAFDPLDGSSNLEINGPVGSIFSIVERTRTGPVTAEEFLGVGTSQVAAGYALYGSHTVLMISVGDGVHAFTLDPATGQFRLSGSKVRIPAATQEYAINAANSRFWEPPVARYVAECCAGATGPRGKDFNTRWIAAVVSDTHRILTRGGVFLYPRDDRPAYREGRLRIAYEANPIAFLVEQAGGLATDGSTRILSLTPTTVHERVPLVFGSSEEVALISEYHCEASRSGSAGAAQQANGRSREPS; from the coding sequence ATGAGTTCACCCTCGCTATCGGAATTCCTCACCCAGCCCGAGGTTGCGGGCCGGCCGCGGACCAGCAGCGCGACCGCAGCCGGGGTCGTGGCGGTGTCGCAGGCGTGCCGGGCAGTTGCCGGTCAGCTCGGCTTCGGAGCCCTACGCCCGGGGGATGCTCCCGTCGGTGAGGTGAACGTCCACGGCGAGCAGCAGCAGGCCCTCGACGTACTGGCTCATGGCTTGTTCGTCGAGGCCGCCGAGGGGTGCTCGCAGTTCGCCGGTGTGCTCTCGGAGGAGAGCGAGGAGGTCATCTCAGCCGATCCCGCGGGCACGCTGCTGCTGGCCTTCGATCCGCTGGACGGCTCGTCCAACCTGGAGATCAACGGCCCGGTGGGAAGCATCTTCTCGATCGTGGAACGCACCCGCACCGGCCCGGTGACGGCTGAGGAGTTCCTCGGGGTTGGGACTTCCCAGGTCGCTGCGGGGTACGCCCTCTACGGCAGTCATACGGTGCTGATGATCAGTGTCGGCGACGGCGTGCACGCCTTCACGCTCGACCCGGCCACAGGGCAGTTTCGGTTGAGCGGATCGAAGGTGCGGATCCCGGCCGCGACCCAGGAGTACGCCATCAACGCGGCGAACAGCCGGTTCTGGGAGCCGCCAGTGGCGCGATACGTCGCGGAGTGCTGCGCCGGCGCCACTGGACCACGCGGCAAGGACTTCAACACCCGGTGGATTGCGGCGGTTGTCTCGGACACCCATCGGATCCTGACCCGTGGCGGTGTCTTCCTCTACCCACGAGACGATCGCCCGGCGTACCGCGAAGGTCGGCTCCGCATCGCTTACGAAGCCAATCCCATCGCCTTCCTCGTCGAACAGGCTGGTGGGCTGGCCACCGATGGTTCCACGCGAATTCTCAGCCTTACCCCCACGACGGTCCACGAACGGGTGCCGTTGGTGTTCGGCAGCAGCGAGGAAGTGGCGTTGATCAGCGAATACCACTGCGAGGCATCGCGTTCCGGGTCAGCCGGTGCCGCGCAGCAAGCCAACGGCCGCTCGAGGGAGCCCAGCTAG
- a CDS encoding glutamate ABC transporter substrate-binding protein: MFRHTTAVAASAASVALLLAACGGGSSSGDGTSVGGSIKIGIKFDQPGLGLKSGNDYTGMDVDVATYVAKELGYEPSSISWIQAPSKQRETLIKSGQVNMVVATYSITDARKKEVSFAGPYFVAGQSVLVRSDSDINSVDALKGKKVCSVTGSTSVKNLEEKVSGLVPQQFDTYSKCVEALSSGAIDALTTDDTILAGFANQAAYKGKFKLVGGTFSTENYGIGLKQGDTAMCNKVTDAIKKMIDDGTWKKIVEENLGTDYKYDTAKNPPTPAACS; this comes from the coding sequence ATGTTTCGTCACACCACCGCGGTAGCCGCCAGCGCCGCCTCGGTCGCCCTGTTGCTTGCCGCGTGCGGCGGAGGTTCGTCCTCCGGCGATGGAACCTCCGTCGGCGGCTCCATCAAGATCGGCATCAAGTTCGATCAGCCCGGTCTGGGCCTGAAGTCCGGCAATGACTACACCGGGATGGACGTGGACGTCGCCACGTACGTCGCGAAGGAACTGGGCTACGAGCCCAGCAGCATCTCGTGGATCCAGGCGCCGTCCAAACAGCGCGAGACCTTGATCAAGTCCGGCCAGGTCAACATGGTGGTCGCGACCTACTCCATCACCGACGCGCGCAAGAAGGAGGTGTCCTTCGCGGGGCCGTATTTCGTTGCCGGACAGTCAGTTCTGGTTCGTAGCGACAGCGACATCAACAGCGTCGATGCGCTGAAGGGCAAGAAGGTCTGTTCGGTGACCGGTTCCACCTCGGTGAAGAACCTCGAGGAGAAGGTCAGCGGCCTTGTCCCCCAGCAGTTCGACACCTACTCCAAGTGCGTTGAGGCGCTCTCCTCGGGTGCGATCGACGCCCTGACCACCGACGACACGATCCTGGCCGGCTTCGCCAACCAAGCGGCGTACAAGGGCAAGTTCAAACTCGTCGGCGGCACCTTCTCCACCGAGAACTACGGGATCGGCCTGAAGCAGGGTGACACCGCCATGTGCAACAAGGTCACCGACGCGATCAAGAAGATGATCGACGACGGAACCTGGAAGAAGATCGTCGAGGAGAACTTGGGCACCGACTACAAGTACGACACCGCAAAGAACCCGCCCACCCCCGCCGCCTGCAGCTGA
- a CDS encoding amino acid ABC transporter permease encodes MSEANVLFDAPGPRARARHRILTVIGGVIALAIAVLVIRTLASKGQFEAAKWKPFLTAELWDAYLLPGLFGTLKAAALAIVISCVLGPLLALARMSGMRWLRAIATVWVEIFRAIPVLLMMIFFFGIYAYNGVFTAELNPLAATVTGLVLYNSAVLCEVLRSGVDQLPRGQREAGLSIGLSPGQTLRTILLPQAITAMLPTLVSQLVVILKDTALGYNITYLELLNAGNTAASNYSNLVPMVFVVAVIFILINYSLTKLAEYLERRLKRRGHTAGQPTTQGAAAEPTT; translated from the coding sequence ATGAGCGAGGCGAACGTTCTCTTCGACGCCCCCGGTCCGCGGGCACGGGCGCGCCACCGGATCCTGACGGTCATTGGTGGCGTCATCGCACTGGCGATCGCGGTACTGGTGATCCGCACCCTGGCCAGCAAGGGACAGTTCGAGGCCGCCAAGTGGAAGCCGTTCCTGACCGCCGAACTCTGGGACGCCTACCTGCTACCCGGCCTCTTCGGCACGTTGAAAGCGGCCGCGCTGGCGATCGTGATCTCCTGTGTCCTCGGGCCGTTGCTGGCGCTGGCGCGAATGTCGGGGATGCGCTGGTTGCGGGCCATCGCAACCGTGTGGGTGGAGATCTTCCGCGCGATCCCGGTGCTGCTGATGATGATCTTCTTCTTCGGCATCTACGCCTACAACGGGGTGTTCACCGCCGAGCTGAATCCGTTAGCCGCCACGGTCACCGGCCTCGTGCTCTACAACAGCGCCGTGCTGTGCGAGGTGTTGCGCTCCGGCGTCGACCAACTCCCCCGCGGCCAGCGCGAGGCCGGCCTGTCGATCGGCCTGAGCCCTGGGCAGACCCTGCGCACCATCCTGCTGCCGCAGGCAATCACGGCAATGCTGCCGACCCTGGTCAGCCAACTGGTCGTGATCCTCAAGGACACCGCGCTGGGCTACAACATCACCTACCTGGAGCTGCTCAACGCCGGAAACACCGCGGCCAGCAACTACAGCAACCTGGTCCCGATGGTCTTCGTGGTCGCGGTGATCTTCATCCTCATCAACTACTCGCTGACCAAGTTGGCCGAGTACCTGGAACGACGGTTGAAGCGTCGCGGCCACACGGCGGGACAACCCACCACCCAGGGGGCGGCCGCAGAACCGACCACCTAG
- the dnaG gene encoding DNA primase has translation MPGRIRAEDIELVKERTSLESVVSEHVTLRPAGGGSLKGLCPFHDEKSPSFNVRPQVGYYHCFGCGKSGDVITFVQEMDHLSFSESVERLAAKAGIILRYEEGGAREETGGIRRIRLVEAHRAAAEFYTAALLSPEARPARDFLRARGFDSAACEPFGVGFSPRDGSALVRDLRRRGFTEEEMTVAGLASQGRGLYDRFRGRLMWPIRDTTGDTIGFGARKIFDDDRIQAKYLNTAETPIYKKATVLYGLDLAKKSMASTRRAVIVEGYTDVMACHLAGVDQAVATCGTAFGADHLKTLRRIVRDEADQAPARIIFTFDGDAAGQKAAMKAFELDQQWAAQSYVAVAPEGQDPCELRLSAGDAAVRGLVEDAVPLFEFAVRTTIARFDLTAAQDRVAAMRAVAPILAGIRDAALRPEYVRAAAGWLGVDIEPLAAEVAKAGRVTRRAEPAAEPPPEEQPTEPAGIPAPDLRNPAVQLERQLLQVLLQFPGALTVEQRAEVGPQDFAAPAHAMVWGAAGDPTGLSGSAWVQSVIERAPHLQPLVADLAVAPLPIRLAANGEPDWRYVQSLVTGLHEASLKRQIDEAMSRLRRTEDPSASRAIAVRLAGLQQELSALKERSEP, from the coding sequence GTGCCGGGGCGGATCCGAGCCGAGGACATCGAGCTCGTCAAAGAGCGCACCTCCCTGGAGAGTGTGGTGAGCGAGCACGTCACGCTGCGCCCCGCGGGCGGCGGATCGCTCAAGGGGCTGTGCCCGTTCCACGACGAGAAGTCACCGTCCTTCAACGTGCGTCCGCAGGTGGGTTACTACCACTGCTTCGGCTGCGGCAAGAGCGGCGACGTCATCACCTTCGTGCAGGAGATGGACCACCTGTCGTTCAGCGAGTCGGTCGAGCGGCTGGCCGCGAAAGCGGGCATCATCCTGCGCTACGAAGAAGGTGGTGCGCGGGAGGAGACCGGCGGGATCCGCCGCATCCGACTGGTCGAAGCACACCGTGCGGCAGCCGAGTTCTACACCGCGGCACTGCTCTCACCGGAAGCCCGCCCGGCCCGGGACTTTTTGCGCGCCCGCGGCTTCGATTCCGCCGCCTGCGAACCGTTCGGCGTCGGGTTCTCCCCGCGGGACGGTTCGGCGCTGGTGCGTGACCTGCGCCGGCGGGGGTTCACCGAGGAGGAGATGACGGTCGCCGGTCTGGCTTCGCAGGGTCGCGGGCTCTACGACCGGTTCCGCGGCCGGCTGATGTGGCCGATCCGGGACACGACCGGCGACACGATCGGTTTCGGCGCGCGCAAGATCTTCGACGACGACCGGATCCAGGCGAAGTACCTCAACACCGCCGAGACGCCGATCTACAAGAAGGCGACCGTTCTCTACGGGCTCGACCTGGCCAAGAAGTCGATGGCCTCGACACGGCGGGCGGTGATCGTCGAGGGGTATACCGACGTGATGGCCTGTCATCTGGCCGGCGTCGACCAGGCGGTGGCGACTTGCGGCACGGCGTTCGGCGCTGATCACCTCAAGACCCTGCGGCGGATCGTGCGCGATGAAGCCGACCAGGCGCCCGCCCGGATCATCTTCACCTTCGACGGCGACGCGGCCGGCCAGAAGGCCGCGATGAAGGCGTTCGAGCTGGACCAGCAGTGGGCGGCGCAGTCTTACGTCGCCGTGGCGCCGGAGGGTCAGGATCCGTGCGAGTTGCGACTGTCCGCCGGAGACGCAGCCGTGCGCGGGCTGGTCGAGGACGCGGTGCCGCTGTTCGAGTTCGCTGTGCGTACGACGATCGCCCGGTTCGATCTGACCGCCGCCCAGGATCGGGTGGCGGCGATGCGCGCGGTCGCCCCGATCCTTGCCGGAATCCGCGACGCCGCACTGCGCCCGGAGTATGTGCGGGCTGCGGCGGGTTGGCTGGGGGTCGACATCGAGCCGCTGGCCGCCGAAGTTGCCAAGGCCGGGCGAGTCACCCGGCGTGCCGAACCGGCCGCTGAGCCGCCACCGGAAGAGCAACCGACTGAGCCTGCGGGCATCCCGGCGCCGGACTTGCGCAACCCGGCGGTGCAGTTGGAACGCCAACTGCTGCAGGTGCTTCTGCAGTTCCCGGGCGCCCTGACCGTGGAGCAACGTGCCGAAGTCGGCCCGCAGGACTTCGCCGCACCGGCGCACGCGATGGTGTGGGGCGCGGCCGGTGATCCCACGGGGTTGTCGGGCAGTGCGTGGGTGCAATCGGTGATCGAGCGGGCGCCGCATCTGCAGCCACTGGTGGCCGATCTGGCGGTTGCCCCGTTACCGATCCGGTTGGCCGCGAACGGCGAACCCGATTGGCGCTACGTGCAATCGCTGGTCACCGGTCTGCACGAGGCCTCGTTGAAGCGCCAGATCGACGAAGCCATGAGCCGACTACGGCGCACGGAGGATCCGAGCGCGAGCCGGGCGATCGCCGTACGTCTGGCGGGTTTGCAGCAGGAGTTGTCCGCGCTGAAGGAACGGTCTGAGCCGTGA
- the fdhA gene encoding formaldehyde dehydrogenase, glutathione-independent: MTSNKAVAYKGPGVVEVVDTPYPEFELKDGPGVNPANVGRKVGHGAILRTVSTNICGSDQHMVRGRTTAPEGLILGHEITGEVIEVGPDVEFIKVGDICSVPFNIACGRCRNCKEGKTGICLNVNPDRPGSAYGYVDMGGWVGGQAEYVLVPYADWNLLKFPDRDQALEKILDLTMLSDIFPTGYHGAVTAGVGPGSTVYVAGAGPVGLAAAVGAQLLGAAVVIVGDLNEDRLAQARSFGCETVDVSKGDPKEQIEQILGVPEVDAGVDAVGFEARGHGGDASHEAPATVLNSLMDLTAAGGALGIPGLYVTGDPGGIDEAAKVGSLSLRLGLGWAKSLSFTTGQCPVMKYNRQLMMAILHDKVQIAKAVNATPISLDEAPQGYAEFDQGAAKKYVLNPNGYIKTA; the protein is encoded by the coding sequence ATGACGAGCAACAAAGCTGTTGCGTACAAAGGTCCGGGAGTAGTCGAGGTCGTCGACACGCCGTACCCGGAGTTCGAACTCAAAGACGGGCCTGGGGTGAACCCGGCCAACGTGGGACGAAAGGTCGGCCACGGCGCGATCCTGCGCACCGTGTCGACGAACATCTGCGGTTCGGACCAGCACATGGTCCGGGGCCGTACTACCGCTCCGGAAGGTCTGATCCTGGGCCACGAGATCACCGGTGAAGTGATCGAGGTCGGCCCGGACGTGGAGTTCATCAAGGTGGGGGACATCTGCTCCGTGCCGTTCAACATCGCCTGCGGCCGCTGCCGCAACTGCAAGGAGGGCAAGACCGGCATCTGCCTGAACGTCAATCCCGACCGGCCCGGCAGCGCCTACGGGTACGTCGACATGGGCGGCTGGGTCGGAGGCCAAGCCGAATACGTGCTGGTCCCGTACGCCGACTGGAACCTGCTGAAATTCCCGGACCGGGATCAGGCGCTGGAGAAGATCCTGGATCTGACGATGCTATCCGACATCTTCCCCACCGGTTATCACGGTGCGGTGACTGCAGGGGTGGGGCCGGGCTCCACCGTCTACGTCGCCGGCGCAGGTCCGGTCGGTCTCGCGGCGGCAGTCGGTGCGCAGTTGCTGGGCGCCGCAGTCGTCATCGTTGGTGACCTGAACGAGGATCGCCTCGCCCAGGCTCGCTCCTTCGGCTGCGAGACGGTGGACGTGTCGAAGGGCGATCCAAAGGAGCAGATCGAGCAGATCCTCGGCGTACCCGAAGTCGATGCGGGTGTGGACGCGGTCGGTTTCGAGGCGCGCGGCCACGGTGGCGATGCCAGCCACGAGGCGCCGGCGACCGTGCTCAACTCGCTGATGGACCTCACCGCCGCCGGTGGTGCCCTCGGCATTCCCGGCCTCTACGTGACCGGCGACCCCGGTGGCATCGACGAGGCCGCCAAAGTCGGATCGTTGTCACTACGCCTGGGCCTCGGCTGGGCGAAGTCGTTGTCGTTCACGACCGGACAATGCCCGGTCATGAAGTACAACCGACAGTTGATGATGGCGATCCTGCACGACAAGGTGCAGATCGCCAAGGCAGTCAACGCCACCCCCATCAGCCTGGACGAAGCCCCACAGGGCTACGCCGAATTCGATCAAGGCGCTGCCAAGAAGTACGTCCTGAACCCCAACGGCTACATCAAGACCGCCTGA
- a CDS encoding nitronate monooxygenase yields MTSLLQSLERRVVAAPMAGGPTTPELVAAVGAAGGLGFLAGGYLTADALADRIADTRDLTAVPFGVNLFVPADLDRDRDRAAVQEYADRLRFGARRLGAKLGSIDWHDRDHFEDKVTLLLDDPVAVVSFTFGIPPKHVIEALHACGTEIVITVTDPDEALAAARAGADALCIQGAAAGGHRSTHDAAAIPNEDSWTELLRRCRSVSALPLIVGGGIMTRAQVEFAVQSGAAAVQCGTAFLLTDEAGTSAAARAGLSDRTLTQSVVTRAFSGRPARGVRNEFIEQFDDFAPPVYPVVDQLTKPVRAAAAADGNYQWVSLWAGTGWEAARPGPAAAVVEALHPTRLVRPQAVSSGGGADLD; encoded by the coding sequence GTGACCTCACTGCTGCAGTCACTTGAACGGCGGGTCGTCGCCGCACCCATGGCCGGCGGTCCCACGACCCCCGAACTCGTCGCCGCGGTGGGCGCTGCCGGCGGATTGGGCTTCCTGGCCGGCGGCTACCTCACCGCGGACGCCCTCGCCGATCGGATCGCTGACACCCGCGACCTGACCGCCGTCCCGTTCGGCGTCAACCTCTTCGTCCCCGCGGACCTCGATCGAGACCGGGACCGGGCAGCGGTCCAGGAGTACGCCGATCGGTTGCGGTTCGGTGCCCGTCGCCTTGGCGCGAAGTTGGGCAGCATCGACTGGCACGACCGGGATCACTTCGAGGACAAGGTCACGCTGCTCCTGGATGATCCTGTCGCGGTCGTCTCCTTCACCTTCGGGATCCCCCCGAAGCACGTCATCGAAGCCCTGCACGCGTGTGGCACCGAGATTGTCATCACCGTGACCGACCCCGACGAGGCGCTCGCCGCCGCGCGCGCCGGTGCCGACGCCTTGTGCATCCAGGGCGCGGCGGCCGGTGGTCATCGCAGTACCCACGATGCCGCGGCCATTCCGAACGAGGACTCGTGGACGGAGTTGCTCCGCCGGTGCCGCAGTGTCTCGGCGCTGCCGTTGATCGTGGGTGGCGGGATCATGACGCGCGCGCAGGTCGAGTTCGCGGTGCAGTCCGGCGCTGCTGCCGTGCAGTGCGGCACAGCGTTCCTGCTCACTGACGAGGCGGGGACGTCGGCAGCGGCCCGAGCGGGCCTCAGCGACCGGACCCTCACTCAGTCCGTGGTCACCCGGGCGTTCAGCGGTCGGCCCGCGCGCGGCGTACGTAATGAGTTCATCGAGCAGTTCGATGACTTCGCGCCGCCGGTCTATCCCGTCGTCGACCAACTCACCAAACCGGTCCGCGCTGCGGCGGCCGCGGACGGGAACTATCAGTGGGTCTCGCTGTGGGCGGGTACGGGCTGGGAGGCGGCCCGCCCCGGGCCTGCGGCGGCGGTGGTCGAGGCGTTGCACCCGACCCGGTTGGTTCGTCCACAGGCCGTCAGCTCCGGTGGCGGCGCTGACCTAGACTGA
- a CDS encoding DUF2277 domain-containing protein, with amino-acid sequence MCRNIRPLNNFAPPATDDEIAAAALQYVRKVGGSSHPSAANQAAYDHAVEVIAAATRELVDALVTSAPPKDRETEAAKAKARAQARYGAA; translated from the coding sequence ATGTGTCGCAACATCCGCCCCCTGAACAACTTCGCACCCCCCGCGACAGATGACGAGATCGCGGCAGCCGCGTTGCAGTACGTCCGCAAGGTCGGTGGCTCGAGCCATCCGTCGGCCGCCAACCAAGCGGCGTACGACCATGCGGTCGAGGTGATTGCAGCCGCCACGCGGGAGTTGGTCGACGCCCTGGTGACCTCGGCGCCGCCGAAGGACCGGGAGACCGAGGCAGCGAAGGCGAAGGCACGGGCCCAGGCCCGCTACGGCGCTGCCTGA
- a CDS encoding amino acid ABC transporter permease has translation MGELFGQFDFWGAFGMTIQLTVFGAIGALIIGTVVAILRLSPVTSLRAIGTSYVTIFRNTPLTVIIFASVYVLYVQLGISFADDKAADFVTQNNFRMGVLGLAVYHAAFVCEALRSGVNTIPLGQAEAARSIGLSFGQSMRQVILPQAFRGAITPLGNTLIALTKNTTVVITIGVVESAYVLNQVNEDATDKLNLAFAVVAAFFVILTVPMGVATGWLAKRWAVQR, from the coding sequence ATGGGCGAACTGTTCGGCCAGTTCGACTTCTGGGGCGCCTTCGGGATGACGATCCAGCTGACGGTGTTCGGTGCGATCGGCGCCCTCATCATCGGCACGGTCGTCGCGATCCTGCGCCTGTCACCGGTGACGTCGCTGCGGGCGATCGGCACGTCGTACGTCACCATCTTCCGCAATACGCCGCTGACGGTGATCATCTTCGCCAGCGTCTACGTGCTCTACGTGCAGTTGGGCATTTCGTTCGCGGACGACAAGGCCGCCGACTTCGTCACGCAGAACAACTTCCGGATGGGCGTTCTCGGCCTGGCCGTCTACCACGCGGCGTTCGTGTGTGAGGCGTTGCGCAGTGGGGTCAACACGATCCCGCTCGGCCAGGCCGAGGCCGCTCGCTCGATCGGACTGTCCTTCGGCCAGTCGATGCGGCAGGTCATTTTGCCGCAGGCGTTCCGCGGCGCGATCACACCCCTGGGCAACACGCTGATCGCCCTCACCAAGAACACCACGGTGGTGATCACGATCGGGGTCGTCGAGTCGGCGTACGTGCTCAATCAGGTCAACGAAGACGCCACGGACAAGCTCAATCTCGCCTTCGCGGTCGTCGCGGCGTTCTTCGTGATCCTGACCGTGCCGATGGGTGTGGCCACCGGCTGGCTGGCCAAGCGATGGGCGGTGCAGCGATGA
- a CDS encoding DUF6907 domain-containing protein, with product MSRYQGTVGEPRVIPCPSWCVYQDPSDEACHSTERRVPATRYHRDRYGDDDWADAYFTTYATFSRLGPRHHLVHLGLGEATGFELTADEARQLAEALILAAADLEAATGGEQA from the coding sequence ATGAGCCGCTACCAAGGCACCGTCGGTGAACCCCGGGTGATCCCCTGCCCGTCCTGGTGTGTGTACCAGGACCCGAGCGACGAGGCATGCCACAGCACCGAACGCCGGGTGCCGGCGACGCGCTACCACCGTGACCGCTACGGCGACGACGACTGGGCTGACGCCTACTTCACCACCTACGCCACCTTCTCCCGCCTCGGACCGAGGCACCATCTCGTGCACCTCGGGCTCGGTGAAGCGACCGGATTCGAGTTGACCGCCGATGAGGCACGCCAGCTCGCTGAGGCGCTGATCCTCGCCGCTGCGGACCTCGAGGCCGCGACGGGCGGTGAGCAGGCATGA
- a CDS encoding deoxyguanosinetriphosphate triphosphohydrolase, whose protein sequence is MSQYSPTDRERYLGEDPAQKSADRDDFARDRARVLHSAALRRLAAKTQVLQPGSDDFIRNRLTHSLEVAQIGREFGAALGCNADVVDTACLAHDLGHPPFGHNGEDALARLSADIGGFEGNAQTFRILTRLEPKRSLPDGRSVGLNLTRASLDAATKYPWGSGENPYGAVKFGVYEDDRDVFDWVRNEAPISRASLEAQVMDWSDDVAYSVHDVEDGVAAGHIDLVGLRDQGLAEQLLPLAREHYAPDLSDEVLREGWTQLLASGVLPQSYDGTRAAQARLKDMTSRLIGHFVGSAVAATQEVYGHGQLTRYDADVVVPDLVRAECAMLKTTALLFVMLSDVRAVLLGKQQEIVAGLVTAYQKDPTRLDPMQAEAFSSATSDAQALRAIVDQVASLTDVRAHLLAGEWL, encoded by the coding sequence ATGAGTCAGTACTCGCCCACCGACCGAGAGCGGTATCTCGGGGAGGATCCGGCGCAGAAGAGTGCTGACCGGGACGACTTCGCCCGGGATCGGGCACGCGTCCTGCACTCGGCTGCGCTGCGCCGGTTGGCCGCGAAAACTCAAGTGCTGCAACCAGGTAGCGATGATTTCATCCGCAACCGGTTGACCCATTCGTTGGAAGTCGCCCAGATCGGCCGTGAATTCGGAGCGGCCCTGGGCTGCAATGCCGATGTCGTCGACACCGCCTGTCTGGCGCACGATCTGGGCCATCCGCCGTTCGGGCACAACGGCGAGGACGCCCTCGCCCGGTTGAGCGCCGACATCGGCGGGTTCGAGGGGAACGCGCAGACGTTCCGGATCCTGACCCGGCTGGAGCCGAAGCGGAGCCTGCCCGACGGCCGTAGTGTCGGACTGAACCTCACCAGAGCGAGTCTGGATGCGGCGACCAAGTATCCGTGGGGGTCCGGCGAAAACCCCTACGGTGCAGTGAAATTCGGCGTCTACGAAGATGACCGCGACGTTTTCGACTGGGTGCGCAACGAAGCACCGATCAGCCGCGCCAGTCTCGAGGCGCAGGTGATGGACTGGTCGGACGACGTGGCTTATTCAGTGCACGACGTCGAGGACGGCGTCGCTGCCGGCCACATCGACCTGGTCGGGCTGCGCGACCAGGGACTGGCGGAGCAACTCCTCCCGTTGGCCCGGGAGCACTACGCGCCGGACCTGAGCGATGAGGTGTTGCGCGAAGGGTGGACCCAGCTGCTGGCCAGCGGCGTCCTGCCGCAGTCCTACGACGGAACTCGTGCCGCGCAGGCGCGGTTGAAGGACATGACCAGCCGATTGATCGGGCACTTCGTCGGGTCGGCGGTAGCGGCAACGCAGGAGGTTTACGGACACGGTCAACTCACGCGGTACGACGCCGATGTGGTCGTACCTGATCTGGTGCGCGCCGAGTGCGCCATGTTGAAGACGACTGCCCTACTCTTCGTGATGCTTTCGGATGTACGCGCTGTGTTGTTGGGCAAACAGCAGGAGATCGTGGCGGGACTGGTGACGGCGTACCAGAAAGATCCAACCCGGCTGGATCCGATGCAAGCAGAAGCATTTTCAAGCGCAACCAGCGATGCGCAGGCGCTGCGAGCGATCGTGGATCAAGTCGCCTCGCTCACCGATGTCCGCGCACATCTGTTGGCGGGGGAGTGGCTGTGA
- a CDS encoding amino acid ABC transporter ATP-binding protein, with translation MTSPAPGDGPLIVVDSVNKHFGDLHVLQDINLSVGRGEVVVVLGPSGSGKSTLCRVINRLETFESGTITIDGQALPEEGAELAKLRADVGMVFQSFNLFAHKTILENVTLGPVKVRKMPKAEADSLGKELLERVGVQHQAAKYPAQLSGGQQQRVAIARSLAMKPKVMLFDEPTSALDPEMITEVLDVMTGLAKDGMTMIVVTHEMGFARKAADRVVFMSDGQILEQAPPEQFFTDPQTARAKDFLSKILAH, from the coding sequence ATGACCTCACCTGCACCAGGCGACGGCCCGCTGATCGTCGTCGACTCGGTCAACAAACACTTCGGCGATCTGCACGTGCTCCAGGACATCAACCTGTCCGTCGGGCGCGGTGAGGTAGTGGTGGTGCTCGGTCCGTCCGGTTCGGGCAAGTCGACGTTGTGCCGGGTCATCAACCGGCTGGAGACGTTCGAGTCCGGCACGATCACCATCGACGGGCAGGCGTTGCCCGAAGAGGGCGCTGAGCTGGCCAAGCTACGCGCCGACGTGGGCATGGTCTTCCAGTCGTTCAATCTCTTCGCGCACAAGACGATCCTGGAGAACGTCACCCTCGGACCGGTCAAGGTCCGCAAAATGCCCAAGGCAGAGGCAGATTCGCTCGGCAAGGAACTCCTTGAGCGCGTCGGCGTGCAGCACCAGGCGGCCAAGTATCCGGCGCAACTGTCCGGTGGTCAGCAGCAGCGGGTGGCCATCGCCCGTTCATTGGCGATGAAGCCGAAGGTGATGCTCTTCGACGAACCCACGTCGGCGCTCGACCCGGAGATGATCACCGAGGTCCTCGACGTCATGACCGGGTTGGCCAAGGACGGGATGACGATGATCGTGGTCACCCACGAGATGGGCTTCGCCCGCAAAGCCGCTGACCGCGTCGTGTTCATGTCCGACGGTCAGATCCTCGAGCAGGCTCCCCCGGAGCAGTTCTTCACCGACCCCCAGACAGCCCGCGCGAAGGACTTCCTCAGCAAGATCCTCGCCCACTGA